The following proteins come from a genomic window of Gynuella sunshinyii YC6258:
- a CDS encoding sterol desaturase family protein, with product MYFGLIMLYGGLGEAAVRAIAVDLSPDTNSWPLWFNVLVAILAGSFVGYWQHRLEHRVDILWPVHGIHHVPDKVNITNNSVVHFIELICGTILTQLVLLTIGISDEGLLISGLFTIMQGYFIHTNSDIRIGRWNHVLASCELHRFHHSNYVPEAGNFGSEIVLWDKLFGSYIYRPDQKQLEVGVAKPHTFPSPFNIIKGWWHPFRYWFRRVGRQPPYFYTERSKIPVRDRLEHATPSDSQ from the coding sequence ATGTATTTCGGCTTGATAATGTTGTATGGAGGGCTTGGAGAGGCAGCAGTCAGAGCTATTGCCGTCGATCTGAGTCCGGACACAAACAGTTGGCCCTTATGGTTTAACGTTTTGGTGGCAATTCTGGCCGGGTCTTTTGTTGGCTATTGGCAACATCGGCTGGAACACCGGGTTGACATTTTATGGCCCGTTCATGGCATACATCATGTCCCTGACAAGGTGAATATCACAAATAACAGTGTGGTTCATTTTATCGAACTGATATGCGGGACAATTCTGACTCAACTGGTCTTGCTGACAATTGGAATCAGTGACGAAGGGCTGTTGATATCAGGGTTGTTTACTATCATGCAGGGATACTTTATTCACACTAATTCGGATATTCGAATTGGGCGCTGGAATCATGTGCTGGCAAGCTGTGAACTGCATCGTTTTCACCATAGTAACTATGTTCCGGAAGCCGGCAATTTTGGCTCTGAGATAGTGTTGTGGGACAAGTTGTTTGGTTCCTATATTTATCGTCCAGATCAAAAACAGCTTGAAGTTGGAGTGGCGAAACCACATACCTTTCCTTCGCCATTCAATATTATTAAAGGCTGGTGGCACCCATTTCGATACTGGTTCCGTCGGGTAGGACGTCAACCGCCGTATTTTTATACTGAACGTAGCAAAATCCCAGTGAGGGATCGGCTTGAACATGCGACTCCCAGTGATTCACAATAG